AGAGAACAGCTGTAAGGTGAATAGGAAGCAGTTTTGGGCTCATCATTAGGAGGAGATAAGCTGACTTATTAGAAAGATAAGTCAGCAGATAAGCTGACTTATTATTCATGAGTGGAGCTGTGAAAGTAGAGGCAGAATGACCTGTGGCTTAAAGTGCTTTAAAGtagattttggggcttccctggtggcgcagtggttgagagtccgcctgccgatgcaggggacgcgggttcgtgccccagtccgggaagatcccgcatgccgtggagcggctgggcccgtgagccatggccgctgagcctgtgcgtccagaggctgtgctccgcaacgggagaggccacagcagtgagaggcctgcgtatcttTGGCAAAAGTTGGACTAGATGGCCATGCTGAAGAGTCTGAGATTTTCCTGACAGTTCTAAGTTCCATGACTACAAGTTTCAGAAAGATACTTCTTATTTTGGGTGAAGAGAGTTTCCTATACATCAGTAATAATTAAGCATTCTCTGTGCGAGCTGTTAGGCATTCAGAGATCAGTGATAACTTCTTGCTCTCAAGTAGCTTGtatttataaatggaaagattcttgagcttttcttcttcttcattcttgAGGAGCCAATGTGTAATTTCTGTTGGTTTTACTCCAGGATTTACAATGTCTAAAAATTACTTTTGCGATTTACTTCCCTTTCAAATactaaaattgtttttctctcttctttattccTAGCAATGTCTCAGGCTGTGCAGACAAACGGAACTCAACCATTAAGCAAAACATGGGAGCTTAGTTTATATGAATTACAACGAACACCTCAGGTAATGTAGATTAAGATAACTTAGGGGAAATGTGAGACATATAAACTGGGATATAGTTTTTTGGAAAGTGAAAACTTGAAAGAacataacagtaataataaatttatatacagttCTAATTTATGTATGTTTGGTTGACACTTCATTTCTTGAACAAATAATTTGAGTGCATATTCTGCACCAGGTCCTAAGCTAGGCAGTAGGTAAAGTGGTGAATAAAACAGATGTGGCACCAGCCCAGGGAGTTTATGGACATCAAACAAGTAAATTACACATATGAGAAGTTATGTAAAGGGAAGGTCCTTAATGCTGTAATAAATAATAACGGGAGAACCAGGGATGACTATTTTGAGAAGGTGAAGATGGGAAAGACTGGGAGAGGGACAGGTTTGAAGGAGATAAACATGCTTAAAACTGAAGTcattttcactttgaaatgcCTATAAGACAAGTAGAGATGCTACCTAGGGGTCTGGACTAAATATAAAGTTTTAGGACTTGTCAGTACATTTTAAGCATGAGAATGCCAGATCACCTAGAGAGAGATGAGCAGAAGTCCCAGAACTTCAtccagaggagcttcaagattTAGAAATTAAGTAATGGAAaaggagccagcaaaggagactgagaaggaacggccaaagaaaagtaaggaaaaacgGAAGATGAAGTGAGGGGATCAAAACATAGGACAAAGTGTTTCAAGGAGGATGCAGTTACTGTGTTCAGTACTACTGAGAGGATGAGTAAGATGAAGATTACAAAAGTGAGCATTAGAGTTGGCTGTATATACTTGGTGACCTTGACCAGAGTAGACTCACTTGAGTAGGTTTTGCTGTGttaaaggggagggggaggtgaaAATGAATAGGTAATGTTTCAGAGAAGTTTGGCTgtgcagagaagcagagaaatggagtGAAAACTTGAGGGCAACATAGAATCGggaagttatttaaattttgttttgttaataagaTGAGAGATGGAACCACTCTCACCCCACCCTCCTCTACACACAGCTCTAAGCTCATCATTCACATTTCACTATGCAGCAACCCTATATTAATCTAGGCTGATTTAGTGAAGAGGGAGAGATGGCTGAAGTCTGAGATCAAATAGAATAATCCAAAGAGGGATATACTTGAGAAGGTAGGAAGGAATGGACATGTGATAGGAAGAGGTGTACTTTCTCCTtgtaagaagaaagaggaagatgctTTATAAAGATTTGGTAGAGAGGAAACGAGAGAGTTCTTCAAATGAAATTTGAGGTAAGGTAATTAATCTATTGAACATTTAGGTGGTAGGTCTGCAGATAGAAGAAAAGTTGTAAAATAgtgtaatgaaaagaaaaatgagtttttaGTGATATCAGTCTGGTTGTGtgattcctccctttttttcccctgcagtgCTATGCAGATGCACAGGTAGGTATAGGCATGGAAAATATGGATGGATGGTTTATCCAGGGTTCAGATTTTGCTAGGCAAATTCTAAAGAGGAAGAGGGGACCAGACTTGATTACTAGCTGAGTCATCATCATACTCTCTGTGTGATTTATAAAATCGAGGTTATAATTCCTAAATCAAAAGTTTGTGTGTATATTAAACTAAGTAAAATACAGAAAGTGCTTTATATAGAGAGGTTGAAACATAATGGATACTTGATAATGGACAATATCTATAGTTTCGATGTCTTTCCTTGTGGGGTCATCAATCTTTGACCCTATAGAGAAAACACAAGTACGACGGAGAGCCAGTAGAGACAGGAAGTGTCAGTAACATATGGGAAGCCCCTTATTCTACCTGCATCTTCCGTTTCAGTGGCCACATACTAGACCTCTTTCCTCAATTCATAGGAGCCTGTATTGGTGCCTTTAGAGCAACATAATCTTTGTTCTCAGTGCCACCTTGTGGGAAGGGTGAGTAGTGGTAGTGGCAAAGAAAGTAGGAGTCACTAATCTGTGCATTTGGGAGGTTTGTCCTGAATTCTACATTGGAACTCCAAATGCATTTACgcactgaaaacatttttagacATGACAATTAGAAATACTAATACTTTTTATACTTCAGAGATGCTATGGTTTAAATCAGTTTGTAGGTTAGCTTGAGAACCTGACCACTTTGTATAAAACTGCTCTGTGGATCAAGACTTAAGGTTcaaaaggtgattttaaaattaaatcctgTTAATCTGTGTATAAATAGGGAATActtgtatttgaattttaaaatattttaatggatgcATGAAATGTATAGTTTATTATCAAAATGGTGCAGTTTTGCAGATGGAAGAATTTTTAGGGTTCATTTAGCTTAACTTCCTCATTTTGCAGGTAAGAAGACAATGTTAAAACTAATTATTTAGTGTCACAAAGCTAGTTGTAGAACTAATAGAATCTAAGCCATCTGATTCTGTATTCAATGCTTTTTTTATTGCTATACCAGGGTAATTTAGCACtagttatcttttaaatatataatatgttatgtTTAGCATTAAAATAAGGGCATTTATATAATGCTTTGGTGCTGGGGCTGAGGGGAGTTGGAGGAGATTATAGCTAAAACAAGATTGGTTGTGAGTTGACAGTGATGGTGACTGGGTGATGGGTATATAGatgttcatttttgtcattttctataTTCTTACGTTTGAACttgtccataattttttttttaattaggtagcatttaattttaaagtgaTGCTTTTACAGGAGGCAATAACGGATGGCTTGGAAATTGTGGTTTCACCTCGAAGTCTACACAGTGAATTAATGTGCCCAATTTGTTTGGATATGTTGAAGAACACCATGACTACAAAAGAGTGTTTACATCGTTTTTGTGCAGACTGCATTATCACAGCCCTCAGAAGTGGGTATGTTAAAATGAATTATGCTAGGTACTTAAATTGTACAAGGACAGTTCTAGTGCTCTGTGGGTTTTGAGAAATAGATTTTCTATAAGTGTTCATTTGAGAATTGGAAATTTATCTAAAGTCTAGGTTTTAATTATTGGAGAATCTTTGTTTTGAAACAGttgattttatatagttttagaAGCTTTTTGGgatgagtttttgttttgaggAAATTACAAAGCATGAAACCATGATTTTCTCACTtcttaagtatataaaataatatcctGATGAatgctattttaataaaataattcataacatataaattaatatatattagtgGATAGTTTTTCCATGTATAGCATGGATATCAGAAATGGGAAATTTAGGAAggaatagatttttatttctaaaatggttatatataatttttcatggGGAAGTATTTAGTTTTTTCTCTATTGGCAAGTAGTATGGAGAGTCTCAGGTTTCAAAAATCTTGCTTAGTCACTAGTCAGATATTCAAGGAAAGTCAGGTTAATCAGTTTAAATTTCTGTGACTTAGTAAAGCTATTGGAATAAAGATGATAATTATCTGGAAGCTGGCTATTTTTGTCTTTAGCCCAAAGATACTggcattatttacattttcttttctctctttttatttagcaATAAAGAATGCCCTACCTGTCGGAAAAAGCTAGTTTCCAAAAGATCACTAAGACCAGACCCAAACTTTGATGCACTCATCAGCAAAATTTATCCAAGTCGTGATGAGTATGAAGCTCATCAAGAAAGAGTATTAGCCAGGATCAACAAGCACAATAATCAGCAAGCACTCAGTCACAGCATTGAGGAAGGACTGAAGATACAGGCCATGAACAGGTATATGGGAGAGAAGGCCAGGCAGGATGGCCATTTTTCCAAATACTTTATTAAATACTGAATTAACACCCTCCATTTTGAGAAAGATAAAATGCAGTAACAAATAGTAGTTCTATGTGGTTACCTTTCTTGAAGGTATAAAATATGTCTGTAGGCATAATACGGTATTCCATTTAAAGTACTAgagtcttaaaaacaaaacaaaacaaaacaaataccctCTCTTATACCCAGTTCTCCCTCCACTTACCATtgtatttctcctcttctctttaaAAGAGTTGTCTGTGCTTACTATATCCAGTACTTCTACTGTCCCATTTTGAACTCCCCCAGTCAGGCTTTATCCCCGTGCCTCATATCACCCTTGTTGAAGTTACCATTGACCTCCATATTGCAGAACCCAGTTGCTGATTCTCAGATCTCATCTTACTTAGCAGCATTTTACAcagttaatttctcttttctctgactgGTTTTCTTCCGCTGGCTTTCAAGAGATGATATTCTCCTGGTTCCCTTTGTATGTCGTTAGCTCTTCCTTATCTCAGACTTAACATGTTCAGTACTGAACTTGTAATTCTTATCCCCTACTTCTCTTTATTCTTGCTCATTTTAGTTGATGGCAACTCCATCATCTTACTTGCTTTAGCCAAAAACTTTGGAGTTACCTttaacctctctcttttttcccagtCCGTATTCCAGtttgtgaataaatatatttttagcttATTCCATAATATATCCAAATTGGTCTAGGCAACCACCATCTTTCATTTGAAAGTGTTGAAATAGCCTCCTAATTGGTCTTTCAACTTTCCATGCTTACCTCCAGGTTGTCTCTTCTCAGCACAGCAGTCAGAGTGATACATTGGAAGTCAGGTCATAGTTCTCCTTTGCTTTGAAGCCTCTAGTAGCTTCTATTCACATTCAGGTTAAAACGATAGCTTCCAAGACCCTATATAATCTGAGCACTTTCCTCACCCCTGTTCTCTTTTCTGCTCTGACATCTCCTGATATGTTTAGGCCTCAGGGAGAGTCAGCATCTTCCAAAGCCACATCCCAATAAAGCCAGCCACCGATAAAGCCACATCCCAATCTAGTGGCTTTCACCTTGGCTGaatatcagaatcacttggaaagCTTTTAAATCCTAGGGCCTCAAAGGCATCACTCCAGACTAAGTAAATCAAAATCTTTGATTGGGATACAGGCATTCGTATTTTAAAGGTTCCAGAAGTGGTTCTGAAGAGCGAACTTTTAGTCTTTTACCAGGAGAAAGAATTCCCTTCGTAAAATCCTTTATAGATAGACCTTTGATTTTGCTTGAACATTTCTAGTGGTGGGAGTATGTGATAGAAGCTTCTTTCATTtgttaataactttattaaagCTTCTTGGCTGTTATTGAGACTTAGCAAGCttgtttctgcctcagggcctttataCTTACTGTTCTGTCTTTCAGGAACCCTCCTCTTCTAGATAGTCCACATGGCACACACACATTCTTCAGGTGTCTGCTAAGTTCCCGTCTTCCACCCCAGGACTCCATACTTTCTTACCCTCTCtgcctcatttttcttcataCCACTTATCATTCTCTGAACATGTGTGTGTTATTTGCTGTACTAGAATAATATAAGCCCTAAGAGGGTGGAGACTGTGTGAGTATTATTGATTCTTATAACACCAGTACATAGAACTACGTTTGGcttaaagtaaataagtaaatagttttgtatgaatatatatatttttaaagttcttcccTTATATTGAATTAAAATTAGTCTTTTGTGTGTAGCAGTCTTGATCTGTCTTTGTCAAAATACTTATGTTGGATTCTATACTTATTTCAGATTCTGCTTCTATCTACTAGTCCttaaataatttcatataaatatacattcttaCATGCTCCTCTAAGGGCTAAATATTTACATTCCTAACTTCTTTTATTCCTCATATGACATTCaagtttgttggtgtataattcttGAAATGCTACCTCTAGAACAGTGTGTAGTGTTATGGATATGACTTGATAAATGCAGGATATGATAGACTATTGATCTACCTCCATTATCTGAACATTATTTTATGAATGCTGCCTGAAATTACATTAATCTAGCTCTGTTCTTTGGAAAGAAGTGtgaggtaaaaataaatacattagacAAGTAACCCTGttgaattctttgtttttttcattattttggtcCTTCCATATCACAGTAGAAAAttatgataaacataaaatttaccatattcagcatttttaaatatacagtacagtattgtaaGTACATTCACACAGTTGTACAATcaatttccagaactcttttcatcttataaaacaaactctgtacccattaagcgacagttcctcatttcttcctcctctcctcagctcctggtaaccaccattctactttgtgtttctgtgattttgattactttaaatacctcatatatgtggaatcatacagtatttgtctttctgtgaatggcttaatgtcttcaaagtttatccatgttgtagcacctgcagaatttcctttctttttaagactaatactccattgtatgtgttcacatttctttttatataattttatttatttttggctgcgttgggtctttgttgctgtgtgcaggctttctctggttgcggtgagtgggggctactcttcattgcagtgtgcgtgcttctcgttgtggtgacttctcttgttgtggtgg
This genomic interval from Physeter macrocephalus isolate SW-GA chromosome 4, ASM283717v5, whole genome shotgun sequence contains the following:
- the RNF2 gene encoding E3 ubiquitin-protein ligase RING2 isoform X3, yielding MSQAVQTNGTQPLSKTWELSLYELQRTPQVAFNFKVMLLQEAITDGLEIVVSPRSLHSELMCPICLDMLKNTMTTKECLHRFCADCIITALRSGNKECPTCRKKLVSKRSLRPDPNFDALISKIYPSRDEYEAHQERVLARINKHNNQQALSHSIEEGLKIQAMNRLQRGKKQQIENGSGAEDNGDSSHCSNASTHSNQEAGPSNKRTKTSDDSGLELDNNNATVAIDPVMDGASEIELVFRPHPTLMEKDDSAQTRYIKTSGNATVDHLSKYLAVRLALEELRSKGESNQMNLDTASEKQYTIYIATASGQFTRSKLMELEPCLDV